A section of the Benincasa hispida cultivar B227 unplaced genomic scaffold, ASM972705v1 Contig50_2, whole genome shotgun sequence genome encodes:
- the LOC120069583 gene encoding splicing factor 3B subunit 1 produces the protein MDLEIAKTQEERRKMEQQLASLNSVTFDTDLYGGNDKAGYVTSIPVNEDDENLESLDNEVARKLASYTAPKSLLKEMPRGGDEDDDLGFKKPQRIIDREDDYRKRRLNRVISPERHDAFAAGEKTPDPSVRTYAEVMREEALKREREETLRAIAKKKEEEEAAKASGEKPKESVAAAAAPQKRRNRWDQSQDDGGAKKAKTSDWDLPDTTPGRWDATPGRVGDATPGVGRRNRWDETPTPGRLADLDATPAGGVTPGATPAGMTWDATPKLAGMATPTPKRQRSRWDETPATMGSATPMPGATPAAAFTPGVTPVGGVELATPTPGAINLRGPMTPEQYNLMRWERDIEERNRPLTDEELDAMFPQEGYKILDPPASYVPIRTPARKLLATPTPMGTPLYAIPEENRGQQFDVPKEAPGGLPFMKPEDYQYFGALLNEEDEEELSPEEQKERKIMKLLLKVKNGTPPQRKTALRQLTDKAREFGAGPLFNRILPLLMQPTLEDQERHLLVKVIDRVLYKLDELVRPYVHKILVVIEPLLIDEDYYARVEGREIISNLSKAAGLATMIAAMRPDIDNIDEYVRNTTARAFSVVASALGIPALLPFLKAVCQSKKSWQARHTGIKIVQQIAILIGCAVLPHLRSLVEIIEHGLNDENQKVRTITALSLAALAEAAAPYGIESFDSVLKPLWKGIRSHRGKVLAAFLKAIGFIIPLMDALYACYYTKEVMYILIREFQSPDEEMKKIVLKVVKQCVSTEGVEADYIRNDILPEFFRNFWVRRMALDRRNYKQLVDTTVEIANKVGVADIVGRVVEDLKDESEPYRRMVMETIEKVVANLGASDIDARLEELLIDGILYAFQEQTSDDANVMLNGFGAVVNSLGQRVKPYLPQICGTIKWRLNNKSAKVRQQAADLISRIAVVMKQCQEEQLMGHLGVVLYEYLGEEYPEVLGSILGALKAIVNVIGMTKMTPPIKDLLPRLTPILKNRHEKVQENCIDLVGRIADRGAEFVPAREWMRICFELLEMLKAHKKGIRRATVNTFGYIAKAIGPQDVLATLLNNLKVQERQNRVCTTVAIAIVAETCSPFTVLPALMNEYRVPELNVQNGVLKSLSFLFEYIGEMGKDYIYAVTPLLEDALMDRDLVHRQTAASAVKHMALGVAGLGCEDALVHLLNYVWPNIFETSPHVINAVMEAIEGMRVALGAAVVLNYCLQGLFHPARKVREVYWKIYNSLYIGAQDALVASYPALEDGENNVYSRPELVMFI, from the coding sequence ATGGATTTAGAGATTGCCAAAACCCAGGAGGAGAGGAGGAAGATGGAACAGCAGTTGGCTTCTCTCAATTCAGTGACCTTCGATACTGATCTTTATGGTGGGAATGATAAAGCGGGTTATGTGACTTCCATCCCGGTTAATGAGGATGATGAGAATCTTGAATCCTTGGATAACGAGGTTGCTCGGAAGTTGGCATCCTATACAGCCCCGAAGTCTCTGTTAAAGGAGATGCCAAGAGGTGGGGATGAAGATGATGATTTAGGGTTTAAGAAGCCGCAGAGGATTATTGATAGAGAGGATGATTATAGGAAACGTAGATTGAATAGGGTCATATCTCCTGAGCGGCATGATGCGTTTGCTGCGGGTGAGAAGACGCCGGACCCATCTGTGAGGACTTATGCAGAGGTGATGAGAGAGGAGGCGTTAAAGAGGGAGAGGGAGGAGACGTTGAGGGCTATAGCCAAGAAGAAGGAGGAAGAGGAAGCCGCTAAGGCATCTGGAGAGAAACCAAAGGAGTCGGTTGCAGCAGCTGCAGCTCCTCAGAAGAGGAGGAATAGGTGGGATCAATCGCAGGATGATGGTGGAGCAAAAAAGGCAAAGACCTCGGATTGGGATTTGCCCGATACAACACCCGGAAGGTGGGATGCTACACCAGGCCGTGTGGGGGATGCCACTCCTGGTGTGGGGAGAAGGAATAGGTGGGATGAGACTCCAACTCCTGGGAGGTTGGCTGATTTAGATGCGACTCCAGCAGGTGGTGTTACACCGGGTGCAACCCCTGCTGGAATGACTTGGGATGCAACTCCTAAACTTGCTGGAATGGCTACACCAACTCCAAAGAGGCAGCGATCACGATGGGATGAGACCCCGGCAACAATGGGAAGTGCCACTCCTATGCCTGGAGCAACCCCTGCTGCTGCATTTACTCCCGGTGTGACTCCTGTTGGTGGGGTTGAGCTGGCTACCCCAACACCTGGGGCTATCAATTTGCGTGGCCCGATGACCCCTGAGCAGTATAATTTGATGAGGTGGGAGAGAGATATTGAGGAGAGGAACCGCCCATTGACTGATGAAGAACTTGATGCCATGTTTCCTCAAGAGGGATATAAGATTCTGGACCCTCCGGCTTCCTACGTGCCAATTCGAACACCTGCAAGGAAGTTGCTTGCCACACCAACTCCAATGGGAACCCCTCTTTATGCCATCCCAGAGGAGAACCGTGGCCAGCAGTTTGATGTTCCAAAGGAAGCACCTGGCGGCTTGCCATTCATGAAGCCTGAGGATTACCAATACTTTGGGGCATTGTTGAATGAGGAAGATGAGGAGGAATTGTCTCCAGAAGAACAGAAAGAGCGGAAGATTATGAAGCTCTTGCTCAAGGTTAAGAATGGAACACCTCCTCAGAGGAAAACAGCTTTAAGGCAGCTTACTGATAAAGCTCGTGAGTTCGGTGCAGGCCCATTGTTCAACCGCATTCTGCCACTCCTTATGCAGCCTACTCTGGAGGACCAGGAGAGGCATCTTCTGGTTAAGGTTATTGACAGAGTGCTTTATAAATTGGATGAATTGGTTCGTCCCTATGTGCACAAAATTCTTGTTGTGATTGAACCGTTGTTGATTGATGAAGATTACTATGCACGTGTAGAAGGTAGAGAAATTATATCCAATCTTAGTAAAGCAGCTGGTTTGGCTACTATGATTGCTGCAATGCGTCCAGATATTGACAACATTGATGAGTATGTTAGGAATACCACTGCGAGGGCTTTTAGTGTTGTTGCTTCTGCCCTTGGAATTCCTGCCCTTCTTCCATTTCTGAAAGCTGTGTGTCAGAGTAAAAAATCATGGCAAGCAAGGCATACTGGAATAAAAATTGTTCAGCAGATTGCTATTCTCATTGGTTGTGCTGTTCTACCACATCTTAGGTCTCTTGTAGAGATCATAGAACATGGTCTAAATGATGAGAACCAGAAGGTGAGGACAATTACCGCTTTGTCTTTAGCTGCGCTTGCTGAGGCTGCAGCCCCATATGGTATTGAAAGCTTTGATTCAGTCTTGAAGCCACTGTGGAAGGGTATTAGATCGCACCGTGGTAAGGTGTTGGCTGCTTTCCTAAAGGCAATTGGTTTTATTATTCCTTTGATGGATGCACTGTATGCCTGCTACTATACAAAGGAAGTGATGTACATTCTGATTCGAGAGTTCCAGTCACCCgatgaagaaatgaagaaaattgTTCTTAAAGTGGTTAAGCAGTGTGTGAGCACTGAGGGAGTAGAGGCTGATTATATCCGTAATGATATTCTCCCTGAATTCTTTAGGAACTTCTGGGTTCGTAGAATGGCTTTAGATCGAAGAAATTACAAGCAACTTGTGGACACAACTGTTGAGATAGCAAATAAAGTAGGTGTTGCTGATATCGTCGGTAGAGTTGTTGAAGATCTCAAGGATGAAAGTGAACCTTATAGAAGAATGGTTATGGAAACAATAGAGAAGGTTGTTGCAAACCTTGGTGCATCTGATATTGATGCTAGATTAGAAGAGCTATTGATTGATGGGATTCTTTATGCCTTCCAAGAGCAGACCAGCGATGATGCTAACGTGATGCTTAATGGGTTTGGTGCAGTTGTCAATTCTCTTGGGCAGAGAGTAAAACCGTATCTTCCTCAGATTTGTGGTACCATAAAGTGGCGATTGAATAACAAGAGTGCGAAGGTGAGACAGCAAGCAGCAGATCTTATTTCAAGGATTGCAGTTGTTATGAAGCAGTGCCAAGAGGAACAGCTCATGGGCCATCTTGGCGTTGTCTTGTATGAATATTTGGGAGAAGAATACCCAGAAGTTCTTGGTTCAATTTTGGGAGCTCTCAAGGCTATAGTTAATGTTATTGGTATGACAAAGATGACGCCTCCAATCAAGGATTTGCTTCCTAGATTAACACCAATTTTGAAGAACAGACATGAGAAAGTGCAAGAGAACTGCATTGATCTTGTTGGTCGTATAGCTGATCGTGGTGCTGAATTTGTCCCAGCAAGAGAATGGATGAGGATCTGCTTTgagttgcttgagatgctcAAAGCTCACAAGAAGGGTATCCGTCGAGCTACAGTGAACACTTTCGGGTATATTGCAAAAGCCATTGGGCCGCAAGATGTCTTGGCAACTTTGTTGAATAATCTAAAAGTGCAGGAGCGTCAGAATCGTGTTTGCACCACTGTTGCCATTGCAATAGTTGCAGAAACCTGTTCGCCATTCACCGTTCTACCCGCTCTAATGAACGAGTATCGTGTGCCAGAGCTTAATGTGCAAAATGGGGTGTTGAAGtctctttctttccttttcgaGTACATTGGTGAGATGGGAAAGGATTATATATATGCTGTGACGCCATTGCTTGAGGATGCTCTTATGGACCGAGACTTGGTCCACAGACAGACTGCAGCCTCTGCTGTGAAACATATGGCTCTAGGGGTGGCCGGTTTAGGTTGTGAGGATGCCTTAGTCCACTTGCTGAACTATGTATGGCCAAACATATTTGAAACCTCACCACACGTCATAAACGCTGTGATGGAAGCCATCGAAGGAATGAGGGTAGCATTGGGCGCAGCCGTTGTGCTGAATTACTGCCTGCAGGGGCTTTTCCACCCAGCTCGGAAAGTTCGAGAAGTATACTGGAAAATTTACAACTCACTGTACATTGGAGCTCAGGATGCTCTTGTTGCATCTTATCCAGCATTAGAGGATGGAGAAAATAATGTGTACAGCCGACCGGAACTGGTGATGTTTATCTGA